From one Acidibrevibacterium fodinaquatile genomic stretch:
- the istA gene encoding IS21 family transposase has product MRQIRQTLRLASDGISARAMGRMLGVARSTIQDNLKRAQAAGLAWPLPADLSDAVLEERLFARSGAPRGVRRRAEPVWSELVCEFKRPGVNLMVLWEEYRAGHPEGYSYSRFCDLFREFEARLSPVMRQEHRAGDKVFVDYSGKKLGITDPATGIVRMAEIFVAVLGASNYTYAEASWTQTLPDWIGAHSRMFRFFGGVPRLIVPDNLKSGVNKASFYDPEINLSYGRMASHYGVGVLPARPRRPKDKAKVEAGVRFAQSYILGRLRQQTFFSLAEANQAIAGMVERINAHVMRRLGVSRRHLFETIERQALAALPETDHEFAEWGFARVSLDYHVEVCGFFYSVPHQLIRQQVDTRATERMVEIFHQGKRVAVHQRRYGGPRHGTAPEHMPSAHRRYAAWTPERFRSWGASIGPQTEGLIIAILANRPHPEQGFRTCLGILRLFKELDRPRAEAVAARAVAFGAFNYKSIASIIASKLDQTASPPDEAQAVLTHGNLRGAEYFH; this is encoded by the coding sequence ATGCGGCAGATACGACAAACCTTACGGCTGGCCAGTGACGGCATCAGCGCCAGGGCGATGGGGCGGATGCTGGGCGTGGCGCGGAGCACGATCCAGGACAATCTGAAGCGGGCGCAGGCAGCGGGGCTGGCGTGGCCGTTGCCGGCCGACCTCAGTGATGCGGTTTTGGAGGAGCGGCTGTTTGCCCGCAGCGGCGCGCCGCGGGGGGTGCGCCGGCGCGCCGAGCCGGTCTGGAGCGAGCTGGTCTGCGAGTTCAAGCGCCCGGGCGTGAACCTGATGGTGCTGTGGGAGGAATATCGCGCCGGGCATCCGGAAGGGTACAGCTACAGCCGGTTCTGCGATTTGTTCAGGGAGTTCGAGGCACGGCTGTCACCGGTCATGCGCCAGGAGCACCGGGCGGGCGACAAGGTGTTCGTCGATTATTCCGGCAAAAAGTTGGGCATCACCGATCCCGCAACTGGCATCGTGCGCATGGCGGAGATTTTTGTCGCGGTGCTGGGCGCGTCGAACTACACCTACGCGGAGGCGAGCTGGACCCAGACGCTGCCGGATTGGATCGGCGCGCATAGCCGCATGTTCCGGTTTTTTGGCGGCGTGCCGCGGCTGATCGTGCCGGATAATCTGAAGTCCGGCGTCAACAAGGCGTCGTTCTACGATCCAGAGATCAACCTGAGCTATGGCCGGATGGCCTCGCATTACGGTGTTGGTGTTTTGCCGGCCCGGCCGCGGCGCCCGAAGGACAAGGCGAAGGTGGAAGCCGGTGTCCGCTTTGCCCAGAGCTACATTCTGGGCCGGTTGCGCCAGCAGACTTTCTTCTCTCTGGCTGAAGCCAACCAGGCGATTGCCGGCATGGTGGAGCGGATCAACGCGCATGTCATGCGCAGGCTCGGCGTCAGCCGGCGGCATTTGTTCGAGACGATCGAACGCCAGGCTTTGGCGGCATTGCCAGAGACCGACCATGAGTTTGCGGAGTGGGGTTTTGCCCGCGTCTCGCTGGATTATCATGTCGAGGTCTGCGGCTTTTTCTACTCGGTGCCGCATCAGCTGATCCGCCAGCAAGTCGATACCCGCGCCACCGAGCGGATGGTTGAGATCTTCCACCAAGGCAAGCGGGTCGCGGTGCATCAGCGCCGCTATGGCGGTCCAAGGCACGGCACTGCCCCTGAGCATATGCCGAGCGCGCACCGGCGCTACGCCGCATGGACGCCGGAGCGGTTCCGCTCATGGGGCGCATCGATCGGCCCGCAGACCGAGGGGCTGATCATCGCCATCCTCGCCAACCGGCCGCATCCGGAACAGGGGTTTCGGACATGCCTTGGCATCCTGCGGCTGTTCAAGGAGTTGGACCGTCCGCGCGCCGAGGCGGTGGCGGCCCGAGCGGTCGCCTTTGGCGCGTTCAACTACAAGAGCATTGCCTCGATCATCGCCAGCAAGCTCGACCAGACGGCCAGCCCGCCAGATGAGGCGCAGGCGGTGCTGACCCACGGCAATCTGCGCGGCGCCGAATATTTTCACTGA
- the istB gene encoding IS21-like element helper ATPase IstB, protein MLTHPTLDLLLKLGLHGMAKAFKDLDARPEVAGLAHAEWLALLLEHEATLRQQKRFESRARAAKLRQSASVEDVDYRAPRGLDRAQFLKLASCDWVRARHNLLITGPCGVGKSWLACALGQKACREDLSTAYHRVPRLFSALALARADGRYARTLRQIARLDLLILDDWGPETLNADQRRDLLEIIDDRHEMRSVIITSQVPVERWYEIIGDPTIADAILDRLVHNAYRIELTGESLRKKRDPAPAHART, encoded by the coding sequence ATGCTCACCCACCCGACCCTCGACCTGCTGCTCAAACTCGGCCTGCACGGCATGGCCAAAGCCTTCAAGGACCTCGACGCCCGGCCGGAGGTTGCCGGTTTGGCCCATGCCGAATGGCTGGCTTTATTGCTCGAGCACGAGGCCACGTTGCGACAGCAGAAACGCTTCGAGAGCCGCGCCCGCGCGGCCAAATTGCGCCAGTCCGCCAGCGTCGAGGATGTCGATTACCGCGCCCCGCGCGGCCTCGACCGGGCACAGTTCCTGAAACTCGCCAGCTGTGACTGGGTGCGCGCCCGGCATAATCTGCTCATTACCGGCCCCTGCGGGGTCGGCAAAAGCTGGCTGGCCTGCGCGCTGGGCCAGAAGGCTTGCCGCGAGGATCTCTCGACCGCCTATCACCGGGTGCCGCGGCTGTTCTCTGCCCTGGCGCTGGCCCGCGCCGATGGCCGTTACGCCAGAACACTGCGCCAGATCGCCAGGCTCGACCTGTTGATTTTGGACGATTGGGGCCCCGAGACCCTGAACGCGGACCAACGCCGCGATCTGCTGGAAATTATCGATGACCGCCACGAGATGCGCTCCGTCATCATCACCAGCCAAGTGCCGGTCGAGCGCTGGTACGAAATCATCGGCGATCCCACCATCGCCGACGCCATCCTCGACCGCCTCGTCCACAACGCCTACCGCATCGAACTCACCGGCGAGAGCCTCCGTAAAAAGCGCGATCCGGCACCGGCCCACGCCCGAACTTGA
- a CDS encoding IS110 family RNA-guided transposase has protein sequence MFTEKEVAAPAPSINTDPIFVAIEMSRSKWVVGTHIPTSSKVGIHTVEWGDAAALLALVERLRSRAADVVGIADVPVLCCYEAGYEGFWLYRRLAAAGLRVLVIDPSSLLVNRRAKRAKTDRIDAKAMIRALMAYNRGEDQVLSAVNVPSVEQEDHRRLVRERQSLVYDCTAHTNRIRGLLLTQGIVGFDPRASGAERQLDELVTGDGRSLGPRLKDEMRREIGRLRVVLEQLKDVSAERDAIALGKTIETPHRDQGSADADAAMIASLARIKGVGPNDASVLVREAFWRKFNNRRELAAWSGLAPMPWASGTVSRDQGIAKTGPAIFRSHMLQIAWRWLHHQPQSRLSQWFNERTNGAAGRVRRVMIVALARKLLVALWRYATAGLVPTGAIVA, from the coding sequence ATGTTTACCGAGAAGGAAGTCGCTGCCCCAGCTCCGTCCATCAATACCGATCCGATCTTCGTCGCGATCGAGATGAGCCGGTCGAAGTGGGTCGTGGGTACTCACATTCCCACGTCGAGCAAGGTGGGCATTCATACCGTCGAATGGGGCGACGCGGCCGCCTTGCTGGCTCTCGTCGAGCGGCTTCGATCTCGTGCCGCCGACGTCGTCGGCATCGCGGACGTGCCGGTCCTGTGCTGTTACGAAGCCGGGTACGAAGGCTTCTGGCTTTACCGCCGGCTCGCCGCCGCCGGGCTCCGTGTCTTGGTGATCGACCCTTCCAGCCTGCTGGTCAACCGACGCGCCAAGCGCGCGAAGACGGATCGGATCGACGCGAAGGCGATGATCCGTGCGCTGATGGCCTACAACAGGGGCGAGGACCAGGTGCTCAGCGCCGTCAACGTTCCTAGTGTGGAGCAGGAGGACCACCGTCGGCTCGTACGGGAACGACAGAGCTTGGTTTACGACTGCACCGCGCATACCAACCGCATTCGGGGACTCCTGCTGACACAAGGGATCGTCGGCTTCGACCCGCGCGCCAGCGGCGCTGAACGGCAGCTCGACGAACTTGTCACCGGTGATGGTCGCTCCCTCGGACCGCGGCTGAAAGACGAGATGCGACGCGAGATCGGCCGCCTTCGTGTTGTCCTCGAGCAGCTGAAGGACGTGAGTGCGGAGCGCGACGCCATCGCTCTCGGGAAGACGATCGAGACCCCGCACCGCGATCAGGGCTCGGCCGATGCCGATGCTGCGATGATCGCGTCGCTCGCCCGGATCAAAGGCGTCGGCCCGAACGACGCATCGGTGCTCGTGCGCGAGGCCTTCTGGCGCAAGTTCAACAACCGACGTGAGCTTGCCGCATGGAGCGGACTGGCGCCGATGCCCTGGGCGAGCGGAACAGTCAGCCGGGACCAAGGCATCGCAAAGACCGGTCCCGCCATCTTCCGCTCGCACATGCTGCAGATCGCCTGGCGCTGGCTTCATCATCAGCCGCAAAGCAGGCTGTCCCAGTGGTTCAACGAGCGGACGAACGGCGCGGCCGGTCGAGTCCGGCGGGTCATGATCGTGGCGCTCGCACGCAAGCTCCTCGTTGCGCTCTGGCGTTATGCGACGGCCGGCCTGGTGCCGACCGGCGCCATCGTCGCCTGA
- the tnpA gene encoding IS66-like element accessory protein TnpA, with protein sequence MDVIDDDAKAGFRRIEVLTGPGRRRRWSDEEKARIVAETLQPGATVTAVARRWDVCPQQVWGWRRQAREGHLALVGNGRVPPFVPIVPASSLFVSSKGDEAARQTTESATSTPCIEIQLAGAMVRVAAGMDGALLTEVLRAIRASAA encoded by the coding sequence ATGGACGTAATTGACGACGACGCGAAGGCGGGATTTCGGCGGATCGAGGTTCTGACGGGGCCTGGCCGGCGCCGGCGGTGGTCTGATGAGGAAAAGGCGCGGATTGTCGCCGAGACGTTGCAGCCGGGAGCGACGGTGACGGCGGTTGCGCGGCGCTGGGATGTTTGTCCGCAGCAGGTGTGGGGTTGGCGTCGGCAGGCCCGCGAGGGTCACCTGGCGCTGGTCGGGAACGGGCGAGTACCGCCTTTCGTGCCGATTGTGCCGGCGTCTTCCTTGTTTGTGTCGAGCAAGGGGGATGAAGCGGCCCGGCAAACGACAGAGTCCGCGACGTCGACGCCGTGCATCGAGATTCAACTCGCCGGAGCGATGGTGCGGGTGGCTGCGGGCATGGACGGCGCGCTGCTGACCGAAGTGCTGCGGGCGATCCGGGCGTCAGCGGCGTGA
- the tnpB gene encoding IS66 family insertion sequence element accessory protein TnpB (TnpB, as the term is used for proteins encoded by IS66 family insertion elements, is considered an accessory protein, since TnpC, encoded by a neighboring gene, is a DDE family transposase.), translating to MIAIPPGVRVLVATRPVDFRRGAHGLAALAAEVLGEDPFSGTVLVFRAKRADRVKLLIWDGSGLVLVWKQLSQGSFRWPPVMDGVMRLSAVEFATLFDGLDWSRVQTTRRIPTPTKVA from the coding sequence GTGATTGCGATCCCGCCGGGCGTGCGCGTGCTGGTAGCGACGCGTCCTGTGGATTTTCGCAGGGGCGCGCACGGGCTGGCGGCACTGGCCGCTGAGGTATTGGGTGAGGATCCGTTCTCCGGGACGGTGCTGGTGTTCCGAGCGAAGCGGGCGGATCGGGTCAAGCTTCTGATCTGGGATGGCAGCGGCCTGGTGCTGGTGTGGAAGCAGCTGTCGCAAGGGAGTTTCCGCTGGCCACCGGTGATGGATGGCGTGATGCGCCTGTCGGCGGTGGAATTCGCGACGTTGTTCGACGGACTGGATTGGTCGCGCGTGCAGACGACGCGAAGGATTCCCACACCGACGAAGGTCGCGTAG
- the tnpC gene encoding IS66 family transposase: MMAERDAIAAERDAVVVERDTLTVRNAQLEHLLRTLRRLHYGAKSERLPEGQLQLGLEDTEAAIAKVEAEAERADPGLHRERTAKRRANRGKLPAHLPRIEIELAPEQTACPCCQSAMVVIGEDRSERLDVIPAQFRVLVTRRPKLACRACSGVVVQQPAPERLIAGGIPTEATVAHVLVARYADHLPLYRQAQIWTRQGVAIDRSTLASWVGTAAAELAPVADRLKQIVLASARIFADETTVPVLDPGRGRTRMGYFWAIARDDRPWGGTDPPAVVYTYAPGRGHAHGCALLGGYRGILQVDGYAGYKKLTDPTGRTGPSALAFCWSHVRRGFYDLAKGGSAPIAAEALERIAALYRIEADIRGLNAAQRRAHRQYHSAPLVSDLGTWFQAQHTKLFARGPTAEAIGYALNHWDGLVRFLDDGRIEIDSNTVERSMRPVALSRKNALFAGSDDGAANWAAVASLIETALCRARHKQVYAARRTMPNGSGSNPSLVARFRPEERTSSQFHSA; encoded by the coding sequence ATGATGGCCGAGCGCGATGCCATTGCCGCCGAGCGGGATGCCGTTGTCGTTGAACGCGACACGCTGACGGTCCGTAACGCGCAGTTGGAACATCTGCTGCGCACGCTGCGCCGCCTGCACTATGGCGCGAAGTCCGAACGCCTTCCCGAAGGACAGTTGCAACTCGGTCTCGAGGACACGGAAGCGGCGATCGCCAAAGTGGAAGCTGAAGCGGAGCGAGCCGATCCCGGACTTCATCGCGAGCGCACGGCGAAGCGTCGGGCCAATCGCGGCAAACTGCCAGCCCATTTGCCGCGGATCGAGATCGAACTCGCACCCGAGCAGACGGCCTGCCCATGCTGCCAGTCTGCCATGGTCGTGATCGGCGAGGACCGCTCCGAGCGGCTCGACGTCATTCCGGCACAGTTCCGGGTGCTGGTGACACGCCGGCCGAAACTCGCCTGCCGCGCCTGTTCGGGCGTCGTCGTGCAGCAACCGGCACCGGAGCGGCTGATTGCGGGCGGCATTCCGACCGAGGCGACCGTCGCGCACGTGCTTGTCGCCCGCTACGCCGATCATCTTCCCCTCTACCGCCAGGCGCAGATCTGGACCCGTCAGGGTGTGGCGATCGATCGTTCGACGCTGGCCTCCTGGGTCGGCACGGCGGCCGCCGAACTGGCCCCTGTGGCAGATCGATTGAAGCAGATCGTGCTGGCATCGGCGAGGATCTTTGCCGACGAGACCACGGTGCCGGTGCTTGATCCCGGCCGAGGGCGCACCAGGATGGGCTACTTCTGGGCAATCGCGCGGGATGACCGACCCTGGGGCGGAACGGATCCACCCGCGGTGGTCTACACCTACGCGCCTGGGCGCGGACACGCGCATGGTTGTGCCCTGCTCGGCGGCTATCGCGGTATTCTGCAGGTCGACGGCTATGCCGGCTACAAGAAGCTCACCGACCCGACCGGCAGGACAGGACCGAGCGCGCTGGCGTTCTGTTGGTCGCATGTCAGGCGTGGCTTCTATGATCTTGCCAAAGGCGGCTCTGCGCCGATTGCCGCGGAAGCATTGGAACGCATTGCCGCGCTCTATCGCATCGAGGCAGATATCCGCGGGCTGAACGCCGCCCAGCGCCGTGCACACCGACAGTACCACAGCGCCCCTCTGGTCTCGGATCTCGGCACCTGGTTCCAGGCGCAGCATACGAAACTCTTCGCCCGTGGCCCGACCGCGGAGGCGATCGGCTATGCCCTGAACCATTGGGACGGGCTGGTTCGCTTCCTTGACGACGGCCGTATCGAGATCGACTCGAATACGGTGGAACGAAGCATGCGCCCGGTCGCCCTGAGCCGGAAGAACGCATTGTTTGCCGGCAGCGATGACGGCGCTGCAAACTGGGCTGCGGTGGCTTCACTGATCGAAACCGCCTTATGCCGTGCGCGGCATAAGCAGGTTTATGCCGCCCGCCGAACTATGCCGAACGGTTCTGGAAGCAACCCGTCACTTGTCGCGCGCTTTCGGCCCGAAGAGCGGACGTCGTCCCAGTTCCATTCGGCATAG
- a CDS encoding tyrosine-type recombinase/integrase: protein MKPSGNVATLIERYFTERLMRQRNVSANTIASYRDTFRLLFTFAQARLHKPPSALALDDLDVPFISAFLADLEMKRGTSVRTRNLRLTAIRSFFRFVSFEEPAHSALIQRVLGIPSKRHDKRQVHFLTRPEIEAILAAPNRTTWLGRRDYTLLLLAAQTGLRLSELISLDRDAIHLGAGAHVRCVGKGRKERCTPLTSHARGALQAWLKEPARRAASALFPNVHGGRLSADSVQSLLAKHARVASERCPSLASKRVSPHVLRHSAAMELLQAGVDCSVIALWLGHESIETTQTYLHAHLALKEAALAKLKPYERGKRIRFRPSDRLLAFLEAL from the coding sequence ATGAAGCCGAGCGGCAACGTCGCCACGCTCATCGAGCGTTACTTCACCGAGCGGCTCATGCGTCAGCGCAATGTCAGCGCCAACACGATCGCATCCTACAGGGACACGTTCCGGCTGTTGTTCACGTTTGCACAGGCGCGGCTCCACAAGCCTCCCTCGGCGCTGGCCCTCGACGATCTCGATGTGCCTTTTATCAGCGCGTTCCTCGCTGATCTCGAGATGAAGCGGGGCACCAGCGTCAGGACCCGCAACCTGCGTCTGACGGCCATTCGCTCGTTCTTCCGGTTCGTCTCCTTCGAGGAGCCGGCCCACAGCGCCCTTATCCAGCGAGTCCTTGGGATACCGAGCAAACGCCACGACAAGCGTCAGGTGCATTTCCTGACGCGGCCCGAGATCGAGGCGATCCTTGCCGCTCCTAACCGCACGACATGGCTCGGACGCCGCGATTATACCCTGCTGCTGCTCGCGGCCCAGACAGGCTTGCGCCTCTCCGAGCTGATCAGCCTCGACAGGGATGCCATCCATCTCGGCGCCGGCGCGCATGTGCGATGCGTCGGCAAAGGGCGAAAGGAGCGATGCACGCCGCTCACCTCGCACGCGCGAGGCGCCCTCCAGGCATGGCTCAAGGAACCGGCGCGCCGCGCCGCGAGCGCGTTGTTTCCCAACGTGCACGGCGGCCGGCTGAGCGCCGACAGTGTCCAGTCGCTCCTGGCCAAGCATGCGCGTGTCGCCAGCGAGAGGTGTCCATCATTGGCGTCCAAACGGGTGTCGCCGCACGTGCTGAGGCACAGCGCTGCGATGGAGCTGTTGCAAGCGGGCGTCGATTGCTCCGTGATCGCGCTGTGGCTCGGTCATGAGTCGATTGAAACGACGCAGACCTACTTGCATGCCCATCTCGCACTCAAGGAAGCAGCTCTGGCGAAGCTCAAGCCGTACGAGCGTGGCAAGCGGATCCGTTTCCGGCCGAGCGACCGCCTGCTCGCCTTCCTCGAGGCGCTATAA
- a CDS encoding tyrosine-type recombinase/integrase: protein MTSLRSRLERYLSMRQGLGYKYLHQARRLSDFVSFMETRKATTITTKLAVAWATLPPDRHASWALRLTDVRGFARHVANIDPATEVPPAGILPALKRAKPYVYSDAEIGALLTAALTLPPTNGLRRWTYHYLFGLIAATGMRLSEVIGLQRSDVDLDEGMLTVRQSKFGKSRLVPLHRTTRDALLSYAHRRDAHLGSRCGPHFFVAERGGRLLHQYVHRVFWRLSREIGLRRPGDHTGPRVHDLRHRFAIRTLLGWYRKGIDVEQQLPALSTYLGHACVRDTYWYLSACPELMEEAARRLDRRWEAMP from the coding sequence ATGACCAGTCTGCGGTCCAGGCTCGAGCGGTATCTGAGCATGCGCCAGGGGCTTGGATATAAGTACCTCCATCAGGCGCGGCGGCTCTCCGACTTCGTCTCCTTCATGGAGACGCGCAAAGCCACGACCATCACCACGAAGCTGGCTGTGGCCTGGGCGACATTGCCACCCGATCGACACGCCTCCTGGGCGTTGCGGTTGACCGACGTGCGCGGGTTCGCGCGCCATGTGGCGAACATCGATCCGGCGACGGAGGTGCCGCCCGCCGGAATCTTGCCAGCCCTGAAGCGCGCCAAGCCCTACGTTTACAGCGATGCGGAGATCGGTGCATTGCTGACGGCGGCGCTGACCTTGCCGCCTACAAACGGACTGCGGCGATGGACCTACCATTATCTGTTCGGCTTGATCGCGGCGACGGGCATGCGTCTGTCCGAGGTGATCGGGCTTCAGCGCAGCGATGTCGACCTCGACGAGGGCATGCTGACGGTTCGACAGAGCAAGTTCGGCAAGTCGCGCCTCGTACCCTTGCATCGGACGACCCGCGACGCTCTGCTCAGCTACGCCCATCGGCGTGACGCTCACCTTGGATCGCGCTGCGGCCCGCACTTCTTCGTGGCCGAGCGCGGCGGTCGATTGCTGCACCAGTACGTTCATCGTGTTTTCTGGCGCTTGTCCCGCGAGATCGGCCTGCGACGGCCGGGCGATCACACCGGGCCTCGCGTACATGACCTCCGGCATCGCTTCGCCATCCGGACACTTCTCGGCTGGTATCGCAAGGGGATCGATGTCGAACAGCAACTCCCGGCGCTCTCCACCTACCTCGGTCACGCCTGCGTGCGCGATACCTATTGGTACCTCTCGGCCTGTCCGGAGTTGATGGAAGAGGCGGCACGGCGCCTCGATCGGCGGTGGGAGGCCATGCCATGA
- a CDS encoding site-specific integrase, translating to MVAEEYFDRSRLFRRLKSGPHGQFVELYAARLVKDGLARHGTWRCLNLVGDLLSWITRSRSKLTNLDERMVERYLKHRARKQSIQPGDRAALKRLLSVLRGADVIAPAAVPPISPQDQIFEEFGDYLQRERGLASRTIIRHLPVIRRFLREVCPAGASDLGKISQEDVTRYIERHARDWSADSGKAMCWSLRAFLRYLHHRGLSPLALAGCVPSIRRWKLASLPTYLSAAQVQQILDRCDRTMALGRRDYAILMMLAKLGLRANEVATLTLDDIDWRSGEMFIPAKGRQRARMPMPVDVGAAVVAYLRDGRPISSCRRLFLRTLAPHVGFASGCAITMVAKTALERAGIRGHAHQGAHIFRHSLATELLRSGATLSEIGQLLRHESLDTTRIYAKVDIEALRTLSLPWPGGVQ from the coding sequence ATGGTTGCGGAAGAGTACTTTGATAGGAGCCGGTTGTTCCGGCGCCTGAAGAGCGGACCCCACGGACAGTTCGTTGAACTCTACGCGGCGCGTCTCGTCAAAGACGGGCTCGCTCGCCACGGCACTTGGCGATGCCTGAATCTGGTCGGTGATCTCCTGAGTTGGATCACGAGAAGCCGCTCGAAGCTGACCAATCTCGATGAACGCATGGTCGAGCGGTACCTCAAGCACCGAGCACGGAAGCAATCCATTCAGCCGGGCGATCGGGCGGCGCTGAAGCGGTTGCTGTCCGTGCTGCGTGGCGCGGACGTGATCGCGCCGGCGGCAGTGCCGCCGATCAGTCCGCAGGACCAGATATTCGAGGAGTTCGGCGATTATCTGCAAAGGGAACGAGGTCTGGCGTCGAGGACCATCATCCGTCACCTGCCGGTCATCCGCCGGTTCCTGCGTGAGGTGTGCCCTGCCGGTGCCAGCGACCTCGGCAAGATCAGCCAGGAAGACGTCACCCGCTATATCGAACGCCACGCCCGGGATTGGAGTGCAGACTCCGGGAAGGCAATGTGCTGGTCGCTGCGCGCATTTCTCCGCTACCTCCATCATAGAGGGCTGAGCCCGCTCGCTCTGGCCGGCTGCGTGCCCTCCATCAGGCGATGGAAGCTCGCAAGCCTCCCGACCTATCTGTCCGCCGCGCAGGTCCAGCAGATCCTCGACCGCTGCGATCGAACGATGGCGTTGGGGCGGCGGGACTACGCCATCCTCATGATGCTGGCCAAGCTGGGATTGCGGGCCAACGAGGTCGCCACCCTCACCCTGGATGATATCGACTGGCGATCCGGCGAGATGTTCATTCCCGCCAAGGGTCGGCAGCGAGCGCGGATGCCGATGCCTGTAGACGTCGGCGCAGCTGTTGTCGCGTACCTGCGTGATGGCCGCCCGATATCCTCGTGTCGCCGGCTGTTTCTGCGCACGCTGGCGCCTCACGTCGGCTTTGCATCCGGATGCGCGATTACGATGGTCGCCAAGACCGCTCTGGAGCGCGCCGGCATCCGTGGCCACGCACACCAAGGGGCCCACATCTTCCGACACAGCCTTGCCACCGAGCTTCTCAGGTCCGGCGCGACCTTGTCGGAGATTGGCCAGCTACTGCGACACGAGAGCCTCGATACCACGCGCATCTATGCGAAGGTCGATATCGAGGCACTCCGGACGTTGAGCCTGCCGTGGCCGGGAGGCGTGCAATGA
- a CDS encoding IS3 family transposase (programmed frameshift): protein MSQKSSTSKPPAEAVVRDIRRATRRHYSAEDKIRIVLEGLRGEHSISELCRREGIAESMYYSWSKEFLEAGKRRLAGDTAREATSGEVKALRHEAQALKEVVAEQALELRLLKKHDRGWGRPRMRYCAPEKLEIIRLVEQSHLPVRRTLEQLGIPRPTFYRWYEHYRAGGPEALHDRPSKPDRVWNRIGDDVRDKIIDLALDKPELSPRELAVTFTDTESYFVSEASVYRLPKAHDLITSPAFIVVKAANEFKTKTTAPNQLWQTDFTYLKVIGWGWMYLSTILDDYSRYVIAWKLCTTVQAEDVTDTLNLALEASGCASAKVAQRPRLLSDNGPCYIAGDLAKWLGRRNIEHIRGAPCHPQTQGKIERWNQTLKNRILLENYYLPGDLERQIAAFIEHYNHRRYHESLCNVTPADAYHGRAQDILREREQIKRQTIQQRRLRHNQIAA from the exons ATGAGCCAGAAATCCTCGACTTCAAAACCGCCTGCCGAGGCGGTGGTGCGTGACATTCGCCGTGCGACGCGGCGGCATTATTCGGCGGAAGATAAAATCCGCATTGTGCTGGAGGGGCTGCGGGGTGAGCACAGCATCTCCGAGCTATGCCGGCGCGAGGGCATTGCCGAGAGTATGTATTATTCCTGGTCCAAGGAATTCCTTGAAGCGGGCAAGCGCCGCCTGGCGGGCGATACAGCGCGGGAAGCGACCTCAGGCGAGGTAAAGGCGCTGCGCCATGAAGCCCAGGCCCTCAAGGAGGTGGTAGCCGAGCAGGCGCTCGAGCTGCGCCTGCTT AAAAAACATGATCGGGGCTGGGGACGGCCGCGAATGAGGTATTGCGCCCCCGAGAAGCTGGAGATCATCCGGCTGGTTGAACAATCGCACCTGCCGGTGCGCCGGACGCTGGAGCAGCTCGGCATCCCCCGCCCGACATTCTATCGCTGGTACGAGCACTATCGTGCCGGCGGGCCTGAGGCGTTGCACGACCGCCCCTCAAAGCCAGACCGCGTGTGGAACCGCATAGGCGATGACGTACGCGATAAAATCATCGATCTGGCCTTGGACAAGCCTGAACTCAGCCCGCGGGAACTGGCAGTGACGTTCACGGATACAGAAAGCTATTTCGTCTCCGAAGCATCGGTCTACCGGCTGCCCAAGGCGCACGATCTGATCACCTCGCCAGCCTTCATCGTCGTCAAAGCGGCTAATGAATTCAAAACCAAAACCACGGCGCCGAACCAGCTCTGGCAGACAGACTTCACGTATTTGAAAGTCATCGGCTGGGGGTGGATGTATCTCTCAACCATCCTCGATGATTATTCCCGTTACGTCATCGCCTGGAAGCTATGCACCACCGTGCAGGCCGAGGATGTCACCGACACGCTGAACCTGGCCCTCGAAGCCTCAGGCTGTGCCTCAGCTAAAGTCGCGCAAAGGCCGCGCCTGCTGTCCGATAACGGGCCGTGTTACATCGCGGGCGATCTGGCCAAATGGCTGGGGCGGCGAAATATCGAGCACATCCGTGGTGCGCCGTGTCATCCGCAAACCCAGGGCAAGATCGAGCGCTGGAATCAGACGTTGAAAAACCGCATCTTGCTCGAAAACTATTACCTGCCGGGTGATCTTGAACGCCAGATCGCCGCCTTCATCGAGCATTACAACCACCGCCGCTACCATGAGAGCCTCTGCAACGTTACGCCAGCCGATGCCTATCATGGCAGGGCCCAGGACATCCTGCGTGAGCGGGAACAAATCAAGCGTCAAACCATCCAGCAAAGACGCTTGCGCCATAACCAAATAGCCGCTTAA
- a CDS encoding metal-sensitive transcriptional regulator, whose translation MVEEDRYCVDTLTQISAVRSALLKVEEEILRDHVSHCVAGAFTSGNVVDQRHKVDELVEAIGRMTR comes from the coding sequence ATGGTAGAAGAGGACAGATACTGCGTGGACACCTTGACCCAGATCAGTGCCGTGCGATCCGCGCTTCTCAAAGTCGAGGAGGAAATCCTGCGGGATCATGTGTCGCACTGCGTCGCGGGTGCTTTCACATCTGGCAACGTCGTCGATCAGCGCCACAAGGTCGATGAACTCGTCGAGGCGATCGGCCGCATGACCCGGTAA